Proteins co-encoded in one Haladaptatus sp. ZSTT2 genomic window:
- a CDS encoding CaiB/BaiF CoA transferase family protein produces MNLSGIRVLDLTRLLPGPYATQLLADLGADVIKVEDTGAGDYARAMPPLTDEGIGAVFDGVNRGKRSVAINLKADAGREAFYKLVEHADVVFESFRPGVTDRLGIDYDTLTEYNPKLVYCSLSGFGQTGPLADAVGHDLNYIGLAGLLDMTREDETAKPQIPGYPTADMAGGLFCAFSIVSGLLSRELGSGGSYVDVSMTDVVLSFSHALAAPAFDGETPRPGETSLTGVYPWYDVYAAKDGYVTLAALEPKFWEAFCEAVGRPDLVAVHGTTDPAERDALREELSNLFAGKTRDEWVEELADVDAAFGGVYTLSEALDHPQLASRGIIRRPEDGRPRIGFPAVTDRTRDTDESLPEQGEHTEAVLRDVGLSPFNIDTLRRDGVID; encoded by the coding sequence ATGAATCTCTCTGGTATCCGCGTCCTCGATTTGACTCGGTTGCTTCCCGGTCCCTACGCCACGCAGCTCCTCGCTGATCTCGGTGCGGATGTCATCAAAGTCGAAGACACCGGCGCGGGAGACTACGCGCGAGCCATGCCGCCGCTCACCGACGAGGGCATCGGCGCGGTGTTCGACGGCGTGAATCGCGGCAAGCGAAGCGTCGCCATCAACCTGAAAGCGGACGCCGGGCGGGAGGCGTTTTACAAACTCGTCGAACACGCGGATGTGGTGTTCGAGAGCTTTCGCCCGGGCGTCACAGACCGGTTAGGTATCGACTACGACACGCTCACCGAGTACAATCCGAAACTCGTCTACTGCTCGCTCTCTGGCTTCGGGCAGACCGGCCCGCTCGCCGACGCGGTTGGCCACGACCTGAACTATATCGGCCTCGCGGGCCTGCTCGACATGACTCGCGAAGACGAGACTGCAAAGCCTCAAATTCCGGGCTATCCGACCGCAGACATGGCCGGCGGCCTCTTCTGTGCGTTCTCCATCGTGAGCGGCTTGCTCTCACGAGAACTCGGCAGCGGCGGGAGCTACGTCGACGTGTCGATGACCGACGTCGTCCTCTCGTTTTCCCACGCGCTCGCCGCGCCCGCCTTCGACGGCGAGACGCCGCGCCCGGGTGAAACGTCGCTCACCGGTGTGTATCCGTGGTACGACGTGTACGCCGCGAAAGACGGCTACGTGACGCTCGCCGCCCTCGAACCGAAGTTCTGGGAAGCCTTCTGTGAAGCCGTCGGTAGACCAGACCTCGTTGCTGTTCACGGCACCACCGACCCGGCAGAACGCGACGCCCTGCGCGAGGAACTCTCGAACCTCTTTGCCGGGAAGACGCGCGACGAGTGGGTGGAGGAACTCGCGGACGTGGACGCCGCCTTCGGCGGGGTGTACACGCTCTCAGAAGCTCTTGACCACCCGCAACTCGCGTCTCGCGGCATCATCCGACGACCCGAGGATGGTCGCCCGCGCATCGGCTTTCCGGCGGTCACCGACCGCACCCGAGACACGGACGAATCGCTCCCAGAACAGGGCGAACACACCGAAGCTGTGTTGCGAGACGTGGGTCTCTCGCCGTTCAACATCGACACCCTGCGCCGCGACGGCGTCATCGACTGA
- a CDS encoding LLM class flavin-dependent oxidoreductase, whose protein sequence is MRLGLLLPHIGTVNPTELAARAEDLGYGSVWLGELWGSDSTIQLTAIAGETENIEIGTAILNVFSRSPAVLAMTAATLDRVSDGRFTLGLGTSTPKAIEDLHGMPFDRPVRRSHETIELVKQFLGGGDERVDYDGELFETKDFPPLDADVEVYHAALGPANRRVVARLADGWIPHNIPFPHLEEAFEYVAEHATKAGRDPADITVAPYIPSAVSDDEAEAHDAIRGHIAYYVGSGKGYQRAVAQMFPEEADAVADAWRGGDRKGAAAAVTDEMVAALGVSGTPEQARDRLHDVIENPAIDRPLITIPNQTAEKLAEQTIEALSPSHL, encoded by the coding sequence ATGCGACTTGGCCTGTTACTCCCGCACATCGGCACCGTCAATCCGACAGAACTCGCGGCTCGCGCAGAGGACTTGGGGTATGGCTCCGTCTGGCTCGGAGAACTCTGGGGGTCTGACTCGACGATTCAGCTCACCGCTATCGCCGGGGAAACGGAGAATATCGAGATTGGGACGGCGATTCTCAACGTCTTCTCGCGCTCGCCCGCCGTCCTCGCCATGACCGCCGCGACGTTAGACCGCGTCTCCGATGGCCGGTTCACCCTCGGCCTCGGGACGAGTACGCCAAAGGCAATCGAAGACCTCCACGGGATGCCTTTCGACCGTCCCGTGCGCCGTTCGCACGAAACCATCGAACTCGTCAAACAGTTCCTCGGTGGCGGCGATGAGCGCGTGGATTACGATGGTGAGCTGTTCGAAACGAAGGACTTCCCGCCGCTCGATGCCGACGTGGAAGTGTACCATGCTGCGCTCGGCCCCGCAAATCGTCGCGTCGTCGCCCGCCTCGCAGACGGCTGGATTCCCCACAACATCCCGTTCCCGCACTTAGAAGAGGCGTTCGAGTACGTCGCAGAACACGCCACAAAGGCGGGCCGCGACCCAGCCGACATCACCGTCGCGCCCTACATTCCGTCTGCAGTCAGCGACGACGAGGCGGAAGCCCACGACGCGATTCGCGGCCACATTGCCTACTACGTCGGCAGCGGGAAGGGCTACCAGCGCGCGGTCGCCCAGATGTTCCCCGAGGAGGCCGACGCCGTCGCAGACGCGTGGCGCGGCGGCGACCGCAAAGGCGCGGCCGCTGCAGTCACAGACGAGATGGTGGCAGCCCTCGGCGTCTCCGGGACGCCAGAACAGGCCCGCGACCGCCTCCACGACGTAATCGAAAATCCCGCCATCGACCGGCCGCTCATCACCATTCCAAATCAGACGGCTGAAAAGTTAGCCGAACAGACGATTGAGGCGCTATCGCCGTCGCATCTCTGA
- a CDS encoding SDR family NAD(P)-dependent oxidoreductase — protein sequence MDFGLAEKTALVTGGAGRIGSEDCRVLAAEGATVVVLDLEAEAAETVADEIRESGGTAHAVTCDLTDRGDVKDTVSALREETGGIDILVNNAGLVDAQSQLKDYDDEKWDLDVDVNLTGAYNISREVFPAMCERGWGRVINMSSMAGWYGGFGQASYAATKAALIGFGKTMALEGARNGVTCNIITPNIVMDALADLSSEELAATNPMFERIRKATPMQKLGRERDVSNLIAYLSSEQASYITGQVIGVTGGIDLFSF from the coding sequence ATGGATTTCGGACTTGCTGAGAAAACCGCCCTCGTCACCGGGGGCGCAGGCCGTATCGGAAGCGAAGACTGTCGCGTGCTCGCTGCAGAAGGTGCAACCGTCGTCGTCCTCGATTTGGAAGCCGAGGCCGCGGAGACGGTGGCAGACGAGATTCGGGAATCGGGTGGGACTGCCCATGCCGTCACCTGCGACCTGACCGACCGGGGCGATGTGAAAGACACAGTCTCTGCGCTCCGCGAGGAAACCGGCGGCATCGACATTCTCGTGAACAACGCCGGCCTCGTAGACGCCCAGAGCCAGCTCAAAGACTACGACGACGAGAAGTGGGATTTGGACGTTGACGTGAACCTGACCGGCGCGTACAACATCTCGCGCGAGGTGTTCCCGGCGATGTGCGAGCGCGGGTGGGGGCGGGTTATCAACATGTCCTCGATGGCCGGGTGGTACGGCGGCTTCGGACAGGCTTCCTACGCCGCGACGAAGGCTGCGCTCATCGGGTTTGGGAAAACGATGGCGCTCGAAGGAGCGCGAAACGGCGTCACCTGCAACATCATCACGCCGAACATCGTGATGGACGCGCTCGCAGACCTCTCATCTGAGGAGTTAGCCGCGACAAACCCGATGTTCGAGCGTATTCGGAAGGCAACGCCGATGCAGAAACTCGGCCGTGAACGCGACGTGTCGAATCTGATTGCCTACCTGTCGAGCGAGCAAGCGAGTTACATCACGGGACAGGTCATCGGTGTCACAGGCGGTATCGACCTGTTTTCGTTCTGA
- a CDS encoding HAD family hydrolase codes for MSEFDAVFFDIGGVLLDLSSVRAGHDEFIRRLVAAQDLTDHEAAKATWRGALGDYFSGTDGTNYRPAAAGYQYAVDELLGRTVPESEWKPLFEEATYGTIRPHDGAKETLEVLDEAGLYLGVISDVDDHEGRKILDTLGVLTHFDHVTTSEEVGKKKPDQAMFQTALERAGVSPGAGMMIGDRYSHDMVGGREAGLTTVAYGASDGPAVDYVIDDLREILRIVGVRD; via the coding sequence ATGAGCGAATTTGACGCGGTGTTCTTCGATATCGGCGGTGTCCTCCTTGACCTCTCGTCGGTCAGAGCGGGCCACGATGAGTTCATTCGCCGCCTCGTCGCAGCCCAGGACCTCACAGACCACGAGGCCGCGAAAGCGACGTGGCGAGGCGCGCTTGGCGACTATTTCAGCGGGACAGACGGCACGAACTACCGGCCTGCCGCCGCGGGCTATCAGTACGCCGTCGATGAACTCCTCGGCCGAACGGTTCCAGAATCCGAGTGGAAACCCCTTTTCGAAGAGGCGACCTACGGCACGATTCGCCCCCACGACGGCGCGAAAGAGACCCTCGAAGTTCTTGACGAAGCTGGCCTCTATCTCGGCGTCATCAGCGACGTAGACGACCACGAAGGCCGTAAAATTCTCGACACACTTGGCGTCCTCACCCACTTCGACCACGTCACCACGTCCGAAGAAGTCGGGAAGAAAAAGCCCGACCAAGCGATGTTTCAGACGGCCTTAGAGCGCGCTGGTGTCTCCCCAGGCGCAGGGATGATGATTGGCGACCGCTACAGCCACGACATGGTCGGCGGCCGTGAGGCGGGGCTTACGACCGTTGCTTACGGCGCGTCGGACGGCCCAGCGGTCGATTACGTCATCGACGACCTGCGTGAAATCCTCCGTATCGTCGGGGTTCGCGACTGA
- a CDS encoding MBL fold metallo-hydrolase, with protein MTAPAVHRIEFPVDWEPGHVAAYLVDGPETVLFDAGTPGEDAREKLRAGLSAVGFTPADIDHLVITHPHVDHIGQVQTLLDAGSPRLYVPASVEQRFARDEADLAAVVETNARAAGVDDEESAVEMSVRSLTRNRRLLPPDAVSHWIEPSETVSIGGFDYTAVHAGGHQADHLCYATAFDETRVLFSGDMAIEPFRSVGLHVGLDNGVAETIPAFYEGLDRLSTLDIDRVYPGHGPVHDEFDASIVQSRRSLDNLGEWVTEMLDSGIETGAAVAAERARTDRENDSFLPESYGMLLWLEQQGVATSTMTDGVRRFRPAP; from the coding sequence ATGACTGCCCCCGCCGTCCACCGTATCGAATTTCCCGTCGATTGGGAGCCGGGCCACGTTGCAGCCTATCTCGTCGATGGCCCAGAAACGGTACTGTTCGACGCTGGAACGCCCGGCGAAGACGCCCGTGAGAAGCTGCGCGCTGGCCTCAGCGCGGTTGGCTTCACCCCCGCGGACATCGACCACCTCGTCATCACCCACCCGCACGTAGATCACATCGGGCAGGTGCAGACGCTCCTCGATGCCGGGTCGCCGCGCCTCTATGTCCCTGCGAGCGTCGAACAGCGATTCGCCCGCGACGAAGCCGACCTCGCGGCCGTCGTCGAAACGAACGCACGGGCGGCTGGCGTAGACGACGAAGAATCCGCCGTCGAGATGTCGGTTCGCTCGCTCACGCGAAATCGTCGCCTCCTCCCACCTGATGCCGTCTCTCACTGGATTGAGCCGAGTGAGACGGTTTCGATTGGCGGCTTTGACTACACCGCCGTCCACGCAGGCGGCCATCAGGCAGACCATCTGTGCTATGCGACCGCTTTTGACGAGACGCGCGTTCTCTTCTCCGGTGACATGGCCATCGAACCGTTCCGCTCGGTCGGCCTCCACGTCGGCCTTGACAACGGCGTTGCGGAGACGATTCCGGCGTTCTACGAGGGGCTTGACCGCCTTTCAACACTCGACATAGACCGCGTGTATCCGGGCCATGGGCCGGTTCACGACGAATTTGACGCCTCGATAGTCCAGTCACGTCGAAGTCTGGACAATCTCGGTGAGTGGGTCACCGAGATGCTCGATTCTGGCATCGAGACTGGAGCCGCAGTTGCCGCCGAGCGAGCGAGAACAGACCGCGAGAACGATTCGTTCCTGCCCGAGTCCTATGGGATGTTGCTGTGGCTGGAACAGCAGGGCGTTGCCACGTCAACAATGACGGACGGCGTTCGGCGATTTCGCCCCGCACCCTGA
- a CDS encoding SDR family NAD(P)-dependent oxidoreductase codes for MTSQFSVSGQTALITGASSGIGKVIAEQFAADGANVVICSRERDNVQPVADGITDAGGEALAVECDVTDREAVNAVVAATVETFGGVNTLVNNAGASFMADFEDISENGWKTIVDINLHGTYHCSQAAGAVMRERGGGSIVNIASVAGQQGSPYMSHYGASKAAVINLTKSLSFEWADDDVRVNGIAPGFVATPGVESQMGVTGENIDRTEVKRRIGVSEEIADIAQFLASPASSYIVGETITAQGVPRILESPEL; via the coding sequence ATGACGAGCCAGTTCAGCGTTTCCGGCCAAACAGCGCTCATCACGGGCGCTTCGAGCGGTATCGGGAAGGTAATCGCAGAGCAGTTCGCCGCAGACGGGGCGAACGTCGTCATCTGCTCGCGCGAACGCGACAACGTCCAGCCCGTCGCAGACGGCATCACCGACGCGGGCGGCGAGGCGCTCGCCGTCGAATGCGACGTGACCGACCGCGAGGCGGTAAACGCCGTCGTCGCGGCGACAGTCGAGACGTTCGGCGGCGTGAACACGCTCGTGAACAATGCCGGAGCCTCGTTCATGGCCGACTTCGAGGATATCTCCGAAAACGGCTGGAAGACGATTGTGGACATCAATCTTCATGGAACCTACCACTGCTCGCAGGCCGCAGGTGCGGTCATGCGCGAGCGCGGCGGCGGGTCGATTGTCAACATCGCAAGCGTCGCTGGCCAGCAAGGATCGCCCTACATGAGCCACTACGGCGCATCGAAAGCGGCCGTTATCAACCTCACCAAGTCGCTCTCGTTCGAGTGGGCCGACGACGACGTACGCGTGAACGGCATCGCTCCCGGCTTCGTCGCCACCCCTGGCGTCGAAAGCCAGATGGGCGTCACCGGCGAGAACATCGACCGAACCGAGGTCAAACGCCGGATTGGCGTGAGCGAAGAAATCGCGGATATCGCCCAGTTCCTCGCAAGTCCCGCCTCGTCGTACATCGTCGGCGAAACGATTACCGCACAGGGCGTCCCACGGATTCTAGAGAGTCCCGAGTTATGA
- a CDS encoding TIGR04024 family LLM class F420-dependent oxidoreductase, which produces MNDVAYDVFLPVAAQPSVKSLVAQTQRAEDLGYEMAWLPETWGRDAVTTLATIAHETVEIGIGTSIMPVYSRSPALIGQTAATLQEVSDGRFRLGLGPSGPIVIEGWHGQSFDRPLRHTRETIDIVKLVLSGETVDYDGDIFNLGGFRLRCDPPEVPPGIDAAGMGPKSVELAGRFADGWHALMLTEQGLKDRLEDLRRGAELAGRDPDDLRVNVGLGCCVLDDAEHARDLARQHLAFYIGGMGTFYRDSLARQGWEDVAMTVSEEWSNRNREAALDAIPDELLDQMSAAGTKEQAKESIERFANIDGVDAISVSFPRGAEQEEINATLDALAPDSTA; this is translated from the coding sequence ATGAATGACGTTGCCTACGACGTGTTCCTCCCGGTTGCCGCACAGCCAAGCGTGAAGTCGCTCGTCGCCCAGACACAGCGCGCAGAAGACCTCGGCTACGAGATGGCGTGGCTCCCCGAGACGTGGGGCAGAGACGCCGTCACGACGCTCGCCACGATTGCCCACGAGACGGTCGAGATTGGCATCGGGACGAGCATCATGCCCGTCTACTCACGCTCGCCCGCCTTGATTGGCCAGACCGCAGCCACTCTCCAAGAGGTCTCAGACGGCCGCTTCCGTCTCGGCCTCGGCCCGAGTGGTCCAATCGTCATCGAAGGCTGGCACGGCCAGTCGTTCGACCGGCCACTTCGCCACACACGCGAGACCATCGACATCGTCAAACTCGTTCTTTCGGGGGAGACAGTGGACTACGACGGCGATATCTTCAACCTCGGCGGGTTCAGACTGCGCTGTGACCCACCCGAAGTGCCACCGGGCATCGACGCCGCGGGCATGGGGCCGAAATCCGTTGAACTCGCCGGTCGCTTCGCAGACGGCTGGCACGCCCTGATGCTGACCGAACAGGGCCTCAAAGACCGCCTCGAAGACCTCAGACGCGGCGCGGAACTCGCGGGTAGAGACCCAGACGACCTCCGCGTCAATGTCGGTCTCGGCTGCTGTGTTCTCGACGACGCAGAACACGCCCGCGACCTTGCCCGCCAGCACCTCGCGTTCTACATCGGCGGCATGGGCACGTTCTACCGCGACTCACTCGCCCGACAGGGCTGGGAAGACGTGGCCATGACCGTCTCTGAAGAGTGGTCGAACCGCAACCGTGAGGCCGCACTTGACGCGATTCCGGACGAGTTGCTCGACCAGATGTCTGCTGCGGGCACCAAAGAACAGGCAAAGGAGAGCATCGAGCGCTTCGCCAATATCGACGGCGTGGATGCGATTAGTGTCTCGTTCCCACGCGGGGCAGAGCAAGAAGAAATCAACGCGACACTCGACGCGCTTGCGCCGGATTCTACTGCGTAA
- the msrA gene encoding peptide-methionine (S)-S-oxide reductase MsrA: protein MSDSLATATFAGGCFWCVEAAFKELRGVTDVTSGYTGGETENPTYEQICSGNTGHAEAIQVTYDTDELTYIDLLRVFFTVHDPTTLNRQGNDVGTQYRSAIFYHDEEQHERAQAVIDELEASGTYDDPIVTELSALGTFYDAEEYHQDFYEKNPNQGYCAVTIPPKLDKVRKQFGELVTQ from the coding sequence ATGTCCGACTCACTGGCCACAGCGACGTTCGCTGGTGGCTGTTTCTGGTGTGTTGAAGCGGCGTTCAAAGAACTGCGCGGCGTGACCGACGTGACCTCCGGGTACACCGGCGGCGAGACGGAAAATCCGACCTACGAGCAGATTTGCTCTGGCAACACTGGCCACGCAGAGGCGATTCAGGTCACCTACGACACCGACGAACTCACCTACATCGACCTCCTTCGCGTGTTCTTCACCGTCCACGACCCGACGACGCTCAACCGACAGGGCAACGACGTTGGCACGCAGTATCGCTCGGCCATCTTCTACCACGACGAGGAGCAACACGAGCGCGCCCAAGCCGTCATCGACGAACTCGAAGCGTCAGGAACCTACGACGACCCAATCGTCACCGAACTCTCGGCGCTCGGGACGTTCTACGACGCAGAGGAGTACCACCAGGACTTCTACGAGAAAAACCCGAATCAGGGCTACTGTGCGGTGACGATTCCGCCGAAACTCGACAAGGTGCGAAAGCAGTTCGGCGAACTCGTTACGCAGTAG
- a CDS encoding thiamine pyrophosphate-binding protein: MSDTTTGADLFVEALSQYGVTHLFGNPGTTELPIMDALAGGDLEYVLGIHEDVAVGMAAGYASTRRYHSHHDDSVNPLGVVNLHVTPGLAHGLGNLYDAKMTGAPLLVTAGNHERDFRHEEPILTGDLTTLADQFCKWSAEVLSVDALPTMLRRAVRVALTPPTGPVFLALPADVMMAETDKEPERLGPIPNAGGGDPAQVERAADLLVEADSPVLVLGDHVARAGEQAVDAAVKLAEASGARVHGEMLGCEVNYPTDHDQWVSFLPPREDLGKMLMQTDTLVFVGCSTNTTLMHHDTPLVDAETTCIHISQDAWQVGKNQTADAAVVGDPGLVMDAIADHLSESLDADVRDARREQVSTLKQSLASTMEQMGNDPKAEGETRSSKAELVDTIHAVAPDAYFVDEGVTSKYAFLTRVPLEAEQFISNKGGGLGYGLPASVGAAMAESMQENPRQVIGFVGDGSYLYYPHSIYSAARYDVDLTVVVSDNRNYRILKDNTVRMLGGDYADHAFIGMDFEPAVDIPKNAESHGARGHLVSTPDEIEEVLSKALDTAGTDVIDVLVHD; this comes from the coding sequence ATGAGTGACACAACTACGGGAGCCGACCTCTTCGTCGAAGCGCTCTCCCAATACGGCGTCACGCACCTGTTTGGCAACCCCGGCACCACCGAACTCCCCATCATGGACGCGCTCGCGGGCGGTGACCTTGAGTACGTCCTCGGCATCCACGAAGACGTGGCGGTCGGAATGGCCGCAGGCTACGCGAGCACGCGACGGTATCATTCTCACCACGACGACTCAGTCAACCCGCTCGGCGTCGTAAACCTCCACGTCACGCCCGGCCTCGCCCACGGCCTCGGGAACCTCTACGACGCCAAAATGACCGGCGCTCCCCTCCTCGTCACCGCGGGCAATCACGAACGCGACTTCCGCCACGAGGAGCCGATTCTGACCGGCGACCTCACCACGCTCGCAGACCAGTTCTGTAAGTGGTCTGCGGAAGTCCTGTCAGTGGACGCCCTGCCGACGATGCTCCGGCGCGCGGTTCGTGTCGCACTCACGCCGCCGACCGGCCCCGTCTTCCTCGCGCTTCCGGCCGACGTGATGATGGCAGAAACCGACAAGGAGCCGGAGCGACTCGGCCCGATTCCGAACGCGGGCGGCGGCGACCCGGCGCAGGTCGAGCGCGCCGCAGACCTGCTCGTCGAGGCCGACAGCCCGGTGCTCGTCCTTGGCGACCACGTCGCGCGAGCGGGCGAGCAGGCCGTCGACGCGGCCGTCAAGCTTGCCGAAGCGTCCGGCGCGCGCGTCCACGGCGAGATGCTCGGCTGTGAGGTGAACTACCCCACCGACCACGACCAGTGGGTGTCGTTCCTCCCGCCGCGCGAAGACCTCGGGAAGATGCTCATGCAAACCGACACACTCGTCTTCGTGGGCTGTTCGACCAACACGACGCTCATGCACCACGACACGCCGCTCGTGGACGCAGAGACGACGTGCATACACATCAGCCAAGACGCCTGGCAGGTCGGGAAAAATCAGACGGCGGATGCAGCCGTCGTCGGCGACCCCGGCCTCGTGATGGACGCCATCGCAGACCACCTCAGTGAAAGCCTCGATGCGGACGTTCGAGACGCTCGCAGAGAGCAAGTCTCGACGCTCAAGCAGTCGCTCGCAAGCACCATGGAGCAGATGGGCAATGACCCGAAGGCAGAGGGCGAAACCCGCTCTTCGAAAGCAGAACTCGTCGATACCATCCACGCGGTCGCTCCGGACGCCTACTTCGTAGACGAGGGGGTCACCTCAAAGTACGCCTTCCTCACGCGCGTCCCGCTCGAAGCAGAACAGTTCATCTCGAACAAAGGTGGCGGCCTTGGCTACGGCCTGCCCGCGTCCGTCGGCGCGGCGATGGCAGAGTCGATGCAGGAGAATCCGCGACAGGTCATCGGCTTCGTCGGTGACGGGTCGTATCTCTACTACCCGCACTCGATTTACTCGGCGGCGCGCTACGACGTAGACCTGACCGTCGTCGTCTCAGACAACCGCAACTACCGCATCCTCAAAGACAACACCGTCAGAATGCTCGGTGGCGACTACGCCGACCACGCGTTCATCGGGATGGATTTCGAACCCGCGGTGGATATTCCGAAAAACGCAGAGAGCCACGGCGCGCGCGGCCATCTCGTCTCGACGCCCGACGAAATCGAGGAAGTGCTCTCAAAAGCCCTCGACACTGCAGGCACGGACGTCATCGACGTGCTCGTCCACGATTAG
- a CDS encoding FAD-binding oxidoreductase produces the protein MPHDCSFLSAVLPDSQVSVGDSVRASHAGDWGTRDDQKVTPDAVVFPESTEDVSAVLEAATAHDVPVTPYAAGTSLEGNATPAFAGISMDMTRMNAVLDVRPDDFQIDVEPGVFGGKVDESAAKHGLFFPPLPSSGEISTIGGMIANDASGMKTVKYGEVADWVLELEAVLADGTVITAGSKAVKTSSGYNLKDLIIGSEGTLAVVTRATLRLAGIPEQIRGGRAIFENLEDATSAIADTIRSGVDVATIELMDAESAMIANAYTGSSLPDAPMVFLEFHANHGIEREINFCKSIFESHDVTRFEMAADEAEMAKLWEARKDMAFALQSWDENLTPNKSGDITVPISKYPEIIAFAKGLAAEHDLLVPCFGHAGDGNVHYSVMVDVSDDQEVELGDRIYSDVVKRAIEMGGTATGEHGIGWGKREYLEFEHGAGTVEAMRAVKRALDPTDTLNPGKIFPETAEGKRVRLERN, from the coding sequence ATGCCACACGATTGTTCATTTCTCTCCGCTGTGCTCCCGGATTCACAAGTCTCCGTTGGCGATTCGGTGCGGGCAAGTCACGCAGGCGACTGGGGGACGCGCGACGACCAGAAGGTAACCCCAGACGCCGTAGTGTTCCCCGAATCGACCGAGGACGTGTCTGCGGTGCTCGAAGCCGCGACCGCCCACGACGTGCCGGTGACGCCCTACGCTGCCGGGACGAGCCTTGAGGGGAACGCGACGCCCGCATTCGCAGGCATCAGCATGGACATGACGCGGATGAACGCGGTGCTCGACGTGCGCCCCGACGACTTCCAAATCGATGTCGAACCCGGCGTGTTCGGTGGGAAAGTAGACGAGTCCGCCGCGAAACACGGGCTGTTTTTCCCGCCGCTCCCCTCCTCGGGGGAGATTTCGACCATCGGTGGGATGATTGCGAACGATGCAAGCGGGATGAAGACGGTCAAATACGGCGAAGTTGCAGACTGGGTGCTCGAACTCGAAGCCGTCCTCGCAGACGGCACGGTCATCACCGCCGGGAGCAAGGCGGTTAAAACGTCGAGCGGGTACAACCTGAAAGACCTCATCATCGGGAGCGAGGGTACGCTCGCCGTCGTGACCCGTGCGACGCTTAGACTCGCGGGAATCCCCGAGCAGATTCGCGGCGGGCGGGCGATTTTCGAGAATCTGGAAGACGCAACTTCGGCCATCGCGGACACCATCCGCTCGGGCGTGGACGTAGCGACCATCGAACTCATGGACGCAGAGAGCGCGATGATTGCGAACGCCTACACCGGCTCTTCCCTCCCCGATGCGCCGATGGTGTTTCTCGAATTCCACGCGAACCACGGCATCGAGAGAGAAATCAACTTCTGTAAATCCATCTTTGAATCCCACGACGTCACGCGCTTCGAGATGGCCGCAGACGAGGCTGAGATGGCGAAGCTATGGGAAGCGCGCAAGGACATGGCCTTCGCGCTCCAATCGTGGGACGAGAATCTGACGCCGAACAAATCGGGTGACATCACGGTTCCCATCAGCAAGTACCCCGAAATCATCGCCTTCGCAAAAGGGCTCGCGGCCGAACACGACCTGCTCGTCCCGTGCTTTGGCCACGCGGGCGACGGCAACGTCCACTACTCAGTCATGGTCGATGTATCGGACGACCAAGAAGTCGAACTCGGGGACCGAATCTATTCGGACGTCGTCAAACGAGCCATCGAGATGGGTGGCACCGCGACGGGCGAACACGGCATCGGCTGGGGGAAACGCGAGTACCTTGAATTTGAACACGGCGCAGGAACCGTCGAAGCGATGCGCGCGGTGAAACGGGCGCTCGACCCGACCGACACGCTGAATCCGGGAAAGATATTCCCCGAAACCGCAGAGGGAAAGCGCGTTCGCCTCGAACGGAACTAA